The genome window GATTCCCGCATGACCAGGTAGGTCGTGACGCCGAGCGGCAGCAAGCCGGCCACCAGCATGGCGAGCAGCAGCTTGTTGCGGAGTTGGAGATCGGCCCAGAGCTTGCTCATCGGGAATTCATCCTTGGGATATGAACCCGCGTTAGCGGCCGGCGTGCCCCAGGCATTAGGCTTTTGGGGAATGAACCATGAGAAAATCACCCCCGGCCTGCAGGCCGAACCGGAACCAGCCCAATGACCACCACCATCGACCACACCCTGCGCTACCTGCTGCTCATCCGGCTGGTGGTGATGGGCGGACAACTTGCCGCGCTGGCGGCCATGGATGCGTGGTTCGGCGTGGCGGTGCCGTGGGCGCGGGTCAGCCTGGTGCTGGCGCTGCTCGGCGCATTCACCCTGTACAGCTGGGTGCGGCTGGCGCGCGGCGTGACGACGCCGGGCGAGCGCCACTACCTGTTGCAGTCGCTGGCCGACATCGCCGCGTTGTCGGCCCTCATCCACCTGACCGGCGGCGCCTTCAATCCCTTCGTGTCGCTGTTCCTGCTGCCCATCGTGTTCGCCGCCGCGGCCATGCCGCTGGCCTACATGACCGGCATTGCGCTCACCGCCATCGGCGCCTATACCGCGCTCATGCTGGTCGCCCTGCCGGAACGCCACGCGCACGCGGTGGCCGGACGCTTCGACCTTCACGTGTGGGGCATGTGGTACGGCTTCATCCTGAGCGCGCTGTGCGTGGGCCTGTTCGTCGCGCGCCTGTCACGGCGCCTGCGCGGTCGCGACCGCGAGCTGGCGGCCCTGCGCGAGGAAGCACTGGCCGCCGAACGCCTGATGGCGCTCGGCACCCTGGCCGCCGCCACCGCCCACGAACTCGGCACGCCGCTCGCGACCATCGCGCTCGCCAGCGGCGAATTGCAGCACCTGGTCACGGACGAGGAGGCGCGCGCCGAACTCGCGCGCCTGCGTGAGCAGGTCACGCGTTGCCGCGAGATCCTGGCGCGCATGAGCGCCGACGCCGGCGCCCTGCAAGCCGACAGCGGTCATCGCGTGGCGCTGGACGACTATCTCGATGGCGTGGTCAACGAATGGCGTCAGCGCCGTCCGGAAGTGCAGGTGCGCTTCGCACGCCAGGGCGTGGCGCCGGCGCCGGCCATCATCGCCGACCGCGTCATCACCCAGGCCATCGTCAACGTGCTCGACAACGCCGCCGACGCCAGCGCGCGCCGCATCGACATCGACGGCGCCTGGGACCAGCGCCAGCTCCGGCTCGACATTCGCGACGACGGCACCGGCATCGCGCCCGCCCTGCGCGCACGCCTCGGCCACGAGGCGGTCACCACCAAGCGCGAAGGCATGGGTATCGGGCTGTTGTTGTCGCGCTCGATATTGGAACGCCTCGGTGGTGCGCTGCGCCTCGATGCGCAGGCGCCGTGCGGCACCCACGCCCACATCCACCTGCCGCTGGCGAGCCTGGTGGTGCCATGAGCGAACGCCATTGCCTGGTGGTGGACGACGACGCCGACTTTCGCGCGGTGCTGGCCAAGGCGCTGACGCGGCGCGGCTACCGGGTCAGCGTCGCCGCCGATTGCGCCGCGGGCCTGGCCCTGGCCGCCGGCGACGCGCCGCAGGACGTGGTGCTGGATCTCCGACTCGGTGAAGACTCGGGTCTGGAGTTCATCACGCCGTTGCTTGCGCGCTGCCCGGGCGCGCGCATCGTGGTGTTGACCGGCTTCGCCAGCATCGCGACCGCCGTGCAGGCCATCAAGCTCGGCGCCGTGCATTACCTGACCAAGCCCGCCGATGCCGATGAGATAGTCGCGGCCTTCGCCCGCCAGGCCGGCGATGCGAGCGTCGAAGTGGCGAGCCGGCCGACGCCGCTCGAACACCTGGAATGGGAGCATATCCAGACCACGCTCTTGGCGTGCGACGGCAATATCTCGGTGGCGGCCAAGCGCCTGGGGCTGCATCGGCGCACTTTGCAGAGGAAATTGCAGAAGCGGCCGTCGGGGATGGGGTGAGGGAGCGGTTTTTGATGTGCGAATGAATTCGCACCTACAAGGCGCCGCGCTGTCCTGTAGGTGCGAATTCATTCGCACACCGGTCCGCGGCAAGCAGGACGCGGCGGCGCTTGCCGTCGCGTCCTGCCATCATCAAGCGTAATTGGCTGGCTTGCGCCCGCTCCACGGCAGGGCCTGTTCCAACTGGCCGGCCAGGCTGTAGAGCGTTTCCTCGTCGCCCATGCGGCCCACGAACTGCATGGCGAGCGGCAGGCCGGACTTGGCTTGCCACAGCGGCAGCATCACCGCCGGCTGACCGGTGGTGTTGAACAGCGCCGTGAACGCCGAGTAGTTCTGGATGATGTGATTCCACCAGCCCATCATGTCCAGATCCTTGGCGTTCTGATCGAGTTCGCCGAGCCTCGCCACGTCGCGCGCGAGGCCGGGCGTCAGCAGCACATCGTACTTGCGCATCACCGCGCCCACCGCGCGGCTGACGGCGTTCTGCTGGATCATGGCTTTCTCCATTTCCAGCGCCTTCAGTGACTGCGCGAACCTGTACACCTCGAGCGTCACCGCTTCGCAGGTCTTGGGCCCGATCTTGCGGCCGGTGGCGGCGGCGAACTCGTCCATGAAATAGCCCAGCGTCACCGCCCACAGGCGAACACTCGACTCGTTGAATGCATCCATGTCGTAGTCAATCTTGACCGGCTCGACGATGTGGCCCAAGTCTTCCAGGAGCTTGCGCGTGTCGTTGAGGCGCGCCTTCTGCTCAGGCGCGGTGTTGCGCGAACCGGGCAGCTTGTCGACCACGCCGATGCGCAGCTGGCCGGGCGCCGACATGGCGGCGGCGAGGAAACTGCGCTTGGGCGGCTCGGCATGGTAGAAGTAGCCGTCATCGGGGCCGTGCAGCGCGTCGAGCAGGGCGGCGGAGTCACGCACGCTGCGCGTCTCGGCGAACTCAATCGCCATGCCCCACAGGAAGATGCCCATGTCCGGGCCGGTAGGCGTGCGGCCGCGGCTGGGCTTCATGCCGACCACGCCGTTGCAGGCGCCGGGAATGCGGATCGAACCGCCGCCGTCGTTGGCATGGGCGATGGGCACCATGCCCGAGCCGACCGCCGCGCCGGCGCCGCCCGATGATCCACCCACCGAGTAATCGAGATTCCAGGGATTGCGCGTCGGGCCATAGACCAGCGCTTCGGAGTTGGCGTTGAAGGCCATCTCGGGCGTGGTGGTGGTGCCGATGGTGACCAGACCCGCGGCGTTGCAGCGGCGCATGAGTTCCGAATCACTGTCGAACTTGATGCCGGCGGCGAGGCGCGAACCGGCCGAGGTCACCATGCCCTTGAAGTGCATGCCGAACTCCTTGACCAGGAACGGCACGCCACGGAACGGCCCGTAGGGCAGGCCGCGCTTGACCTGGCTGCGGCCATGTTGCGGCAACTGCTGAACGACGCAGTTGATCTTGGGATTCAAACGCCCGATGGCGTCGATGGCGCTGTCGATGAGATCGTTAGGCGAGACCTCGCCACGACGAACCAGTTCGGCCAGGCCCAGGCCGTCGTACTTGCTGTATTCGGAAAAAATCATGAACGTCCTCCACCGGGAAACAGTCTGTCGCCGCACGGCTGCGGCAGCCCTCGTCAGGAATCGAGTATAGGGGCGTGCACGGCGCGGCAATAGACCGGCGTCAAGCGCGGCGCTCGGCCATGCCGGCGACCATCCGCGCTCAGGCGTTCCGGTACACGGCGAGCAAGGTGCGCTCTTCGATGCCCCAGTTGTACTTGTCGCGATGCAGCGCACGGATGCGCGCGCGCAACTCTGGATCGGGCCGCGCGGTGATGCTCTTGACGGTATCGAAGATCGCCTGCTCGCTGAAGTCGGCGGTGGTGGCGCCGATCCCTTCGCTCTGGATCAGCATGCGCATGTCGTACAGCGGCGTGGTGACGATGGGCAATCCGCACACGATGTACTCGAACAGCTTATTGGGCAGGCTGTAGTAGTAACTCAGACAGATGTTGGGAGCGAAGATGGTGCCGTAGTCGGCCGATGAACTCACCTCGGGAATGCGCTCCGGGGCGATGGCGGGATGAAAGTGGATATTCGAATGCAGCGCCGCCTGGGCTTCGATGTCTTCCTGCATGTTGCCATAGCCCATGAACACCACGTGGTGGCGCCGGTAGCCTTCCTCGTGCAGCCGCACGAAGCAGTTGAGCGTCTCCTCCAGGCCGCGCACCTTTTTTACCAGGCCACCCTGGTAGAGGAAGATGAGGTCGTCGTCGGCGAGGCTGAATTTCTCGCGGAAATATTCATTGCGCGGCTGGTCCGGCGTGAGTGTCGGGCAGTTGCGCACCACGTGCACCTGCTTGAGCCCGTAAAGCCGTTCGTACTCACGGGCAATAGAATCGCCGACCACGATCACCTGGTCGGCATGGGGAATGTTGTCGCGCTCCAGTTGCTCGAACTGCCGCTTCTTGTCGGGGCGCAGGGTCACGCCTGCCGACTCGGTCTGGTACTCGTGGGAGTCGTAGATGATCTTGATGCGCGGGTCGCGCATCTTCATCTCGACCGCGAACGGCAGCGGCAAGAGGTCGTTGCAGTGGATGAAGTCGAACTCGGGTACGGCCGGCAGCTTGGCGGGTGGGCGCGGCGGACCGGGGCGCGGCGGCTTGGGGGCGCCCTGCAGGCTGGCGCGCTTCTGCGCGGCGGCCGCTTCCTTGCGGGCTTGTACACGCGCGTTTTCCAGCCTGATGTATCGGGCCTTGGCGCGGTCATGGATGCGCGGTGCAACTTGTCTGAGTATCAGCGCCGCGCCACGCAGCACCTGGTAAGTGGCCCGCCCGACATGGCGACGCAAGGCCGCCCGGGCGGCGCGAGCGGCGTGGGGCTTCGGTTTGAGCTTGCCCGGCTCGTGCTGTTTCACGACGGGGCTCGGCTTGCCGAACTTGCGCCGCACTTCGAATCCGTTGATGACCTCGTATTCGGGCAATGCAGCGTCGTAGGTGGCCCATAACTCGACGCGATAGCCGGCCGCCGCCAGCGACGTACATTCCTTCAGAACGCGAGAGTCGTTCGTGAACTTGTTGTAGAGCAGGACCAAAATTTTCTGCTGGTGAACTTCGCGCATTCTTGTATTCTTCTAAATCGACATCCGTGTGGCGCCGGGCCAGCCTGTCGAGGCGGCAGGAACCATGCCTCTTGACGAGAGGCATGATCAGGCTGCGTTGATTGACGTGCATTCTCGCATGGCAAGCTGCCACGCGCACAGATTAATGGCGGAAGCCTCGCATGCCCCACGTCGCCGACATCACTTCATTCCTGCGTGAGCACGGACTGCTCAGCGATCTCATCGGCGCGACAGGCGATGCCCAAGTCGACGGCGTGGCGCGCGACCACGAGGCCGTGAGTGGCGAAATGGCGTGGATATCGCCGAAGAACCTCGCGCGAGATCCCCTGCGCTGGCAACGCTTCGCAGGCTGCCTGTTGATCGTGCCGGACAGCGCGGTGATCGAGGCGGAGCCGGCTTTCAGCGTGGCCCTGTGCGCCGATCCCAAGCTCGCCTTCATCCGCGTGGTGGGCCATTTTTTCGAGCACCTGAGTCACATCGACCTGCCGCGTCTGGGACAGTCGCCGATTGCCGTCGACGCCGTCATCGGCCGTGACGTCATGCTCGGCCTCGGCTGCGTGATCGGTCCCAAGGTGCGACTCGGCG of Pseudomonadota bacterium contains these proteins:
- a CDS encoding HAMP domain-containing histidine kinase; this encodes MTTTIDHTLRYLLLIRLVVMGGQLAALAAMDAWFGVAVPWARVSLVLALLGAFTLYSWVRLARGVTTPGERHYLLQSLADIAALSALIHLTGGAFNPFVSLFLLPIVFAAAAMPLAYMTGIALTAIGAYTALMLVALPERHAHAVAGRFDLHVWGMWYGFILSALCVGLFVARLSRRLRGRDRELAALREEALAAERLMALGTLAAATAHELGTPLATIALASGELQHLVTDEEARAELARLREQVTRCREILARMSADAGALQADSGHRVALDDYLDGVVNEWRQRRPEVQVRFARQGVAPAPAIIADRVITQAIVNVLDNAADASARRIDIDGAWDQRQLRLDIRDDGTGIAPALRARLGHEAVTTKREGMGIGLLLSRSILERLGGALRLDAQAPCGTHAHIHLPLASLVVP
- a CDS encoding response regulator, coding for MSERHCLVVDDDADFRAVLAKALTRRGYRVSVAADCAAGLALAAGDAPQDVVLDLRLGEDSGLEFITPLLARCPGARIVVLTGFASIATAVQAIKLGAVHYLTKPADADEIVAAFARQAGDASVEVASRPTPLEHLEWEHIQTTLLACDGNISVAAKRLGLHRRTLQRKLQKRPSGMG
- a CDS encoding amidase; this translates as MIFSEYSKYDGLGLAELVRRGEVSPNDLIDSAIDAIGRLNPKINCVVQQLPQHGRSQVKRGLPYGPFRGVPFLVKEFGMHFKGMVTSAGSRLAAGIKFDSDSELMRRCNAAGLVTIGTTTTPEMAFNANSEALVYGPTRNPWNLDYSVGGSSGGAGAAVGSGMVPIAHANDGGGSIRIPGACNGVVGMKPSRGRTPTGPDMGIFLWGMAIEFAETRSVRDSAALLDALHGPDDGYFYHAEPPKRSFLAAAMSAPGQLRIGVVDKLPGSRNTAPEQKARLNDTRKLLEDLGHIVEPVKIDYDMDAFNESSVRLWAVTLGYFMDEFAAATGRKIGPKTCEAVTLEVYRFAQSLKALEMEKAMIQQNAVSRAVGAVMRKYDVLLTPGLARDVARLGELDQNAKDLDMMGWWNHIIQNYSAFTALFNTTGQPAVMLPLWQAKSGLPLAMQFVGRMGDEETLYSLAGQLEQALPWSGRKPANYA
- a CDS encoding glycosyltransferase, with translation MREVHQQKILVLLYNKFTNDSRVLKECTSLAAAGYRVELWATYDAALPEYEVINGFEVRRKFGKPSPVVKQHEPGKLKPKPHAARAARAALRRHVGRATYQVLRGAALILRQVAPRIHDRAKARYIRLENARVQARKEAAAAQKRASLQGAPKPPRPGPPRPPAKLPAVPEFDFIHCNDLLPLPFAVEMKMRDPRIKIIYDSHEYQTESAGVTLRPDKKRQFEQLERDNIPHADQVIVVGDSIAREYERLYGLKQVHVVRNCPTLTPDQPRNEYFREKFSLADDDLIFLYQGGLVKKVRGLEETLNCFVRLHEEGYRRHHVVFMGYGNMQEDIEAQAALHSNIHFHPAIAPERIPEVSSSADYGTIFAPNICLSYYYSLPNKLFEYIVCGLPIVTTPLYDMRMLIQSEGIGATTADFSEQAIFDTVKSITARPDPELRARIRALHRDKYNWGIEERTLLAVYRNA